The Urbifossiella limnaea genome has a window encoding:
- a CDS encoding YHS domain-containing (seleno)protein, giving the protein MSAKVQQLQVAVNGYDAVAYFAGRPTPGDPLFASTHDGSVYYFATEANKGTFDANPAKYVPLYGGYCATAASEGKLFGVDPTNFKVTADGKLALFYRGAGGDTLPQWNENEAERRAAADKHWADGTLKAHD; this is encoded by the coding sequence ATGTCCGCGAAAGTCCAACAACTGCAAGTGGCCGTGAACGGGTACGACGCGGTCGCCTACTTCGCCGGCCGGCCGACCCCCGGCGACCCGCTGTTCGCCAGCACGCACGACGGCAGCGTCTACTACTTCGCGACCGAAGCGAATAAGGGGACGTTCGACGCGAACCCGGCGAAGTACGTGCCGCTGTACGGCGGGTACTGCGCCACGGCCGCCAGCGAGGGCAAGCTGTTCGGCGTCGACCCGACCAACTTCAAGGTCACCGCCGACGGCAAGCTGGCCCTGTTCTACCGCGGGGCCGGTGGCGACACCCTGCCGCAGTGGAACGAGAACGAGGCCGAGCGGCGGGCCGCCGCCGACAAGCACTGGGCCGACGGCACTCTCAAGGCCCACGACTAA
- a CDS encoding alpha/beta fold hydrolase: MTGLAVTLSPVGAAEPPKTHHKTVKVGDLDIFYREAGPKDAPVVLLLHGFPTSSQMFRHLIPRLADKYRVIAPDYPGFGHSSMPARDKFAYTFDHLAEVVEQFTDKLELKKYALYVQDYGAPVGYRLAVKHPERVTAIVVQNGNAYDEGLDNDFWKPIKAYWKEPTSKDKREALRGFTKLAATKWQYTHGVKNPELISPDAWTTDQYLLDRKGNDDIQLDLFLSYGSNPPLYPQWQEYLRTHQPPVLIAWGKHDQIFPAAGAEPYKKDLKTLDYHLLDAGHFALETNGDEIAGLMREFLGKHLK; the protein is encoded by the coding sequence CTGACCGGCCTGGCCGTCACGCTCTCCCCGGTCGGCGCGGCCGAGCCGCCGAAGACGCACCACAAGACGGTGAAGGTCGGCGACCTCGACATCTTCTACCGCGAGGCCGGCCCGAAGGACGCCCCCGTCGTGCTGCTGCTGCACGGCTTCCCGACCAGCTCGCAGATGTTCCGCCACCTCATCCCGCGACTGGCCGACAAGTACCGCGTGATCGCCCCGGACTACCCCGGCTTCGGGCACAGTTCGATGCCGGCCCGCGACAAGTTCGCGTACACCTTCGACCACCTGGCCGAGGTCGTCGAGCAGTTCACCGACAAGCTCGAACTGAAGAAGTACGCCCTGTACGTGCAGGACTACGGGGCGCCCGTCGGCTACCGACTCGCCGTGAAACACCCGGAGCGGGTCACGGCCATCGTGGTGCAGAACGGCAACGCCTACGACGAGGGCCTGGACAACGACTTCTGGAAGCCGATCAAGGCGTACTGGAAGGAGCCGACCAGCAAGGACAAGCGGGAGGCACTCCGGGGCTTCACGAAACTCGCCGCGACCAAGTGGCAGTACACCCACGGGGTCAAAAATCCGGAACTGATCTCGCCCGACGCCTGGACGACGGACCAGTACCTGCTCGACCGTAAGGGGAACGACGACATCCAGCTGGACCTGTTCCTGAGCTACGGCAGCAACCCGCCGCTGTACCCGCAGTGGCAGGAGTACCTCCGCACGCACCAGCCGCCGGTGCTGATCGCCTGGGGCAAGCACGACCAGATCTTCCCCGCCGCCGGGGCCGAGCCGTACAAGAAGGACCTGAAGACGCTTGACTACCACCTGCTCGACGCCGGTCACTTCGCCCTGGAAACGAACGGCGACGAGATCGCCGGGCTGATGCGGGAGTTCCTCGGCAAGCACCTCAAGTAA
- a CDS encoding carboxymuconolactone decarboxylase family protein, translating to MSRLNQIAPESATGKAKELLDAVKGKLGLVPNMTRAMANAPAALNGYLQLSGALAQGALPAKTREQIALAVAQANGCDYCLAAHTAIGKMTGLTADQIRDSRHGTAVDPKADALIRFARVVVDTKGRVSGADLQTVREAGYDDGAIAEVVAHVALNVFTNYFNHVADTDIDFPKAEPLVDHHDACATIPGCDPTR from the coding sequence ATGTCCCGCCTGAACCAGATCGCTCCCGAGTCCGCCACCGGCAAGGCCAAGGAACTGCTCGACGCCGTGAAGGGCAAGCTCGGCCTCGTCCCGAACATGACGCGGGCGATGGCCAACGCCCCGGCGGCGCTCAACGGCTACCTGCAACTGAGCGGCGCGCTCGCCCAGGGGGCCTTGCCGGCCAAGACCCGCGAGCAGATCGCCCTCGCCGTCGCCCAGGCGAACGGGTGCGACTACTGCCTGGCCGCCCACACCGCCATCGGGAAAATGACCGGGCTGACCGCCGACCAGATCCGCGACAGCCGCCACGGCACCGCCGTGGACCCGAAGGCCGACGCCCTCATCCGGTTCGCTCGTGTGGTCGTGGACACCAAGGGGCGGGTGTCGGGGGCCGACCTCCAGACGGTCCGCGAGGCCGGGTACGACGACGGGGCCATCGCCGAGGTCGTCGCCCACGTCGCGCTGAACGTGTTCACCAACTACTTCAACCACGTCGCCGACACCGACATCGACTTCCCCAAGGCCGAGCCGCTTGTCGACCACCACGACGCCTGCGCCACCATCCCAGGCTGTGACCCGACGCGGTAG
- a CDS encoding nuclear transport factor 2 family protein produces the protein MTQTLHTPPPVVIAPPFTLETAAMKVRLAEDAWNSRDPHRVALAYSEDSVWRNRDRFLVGRDEIRAFLAGKWARELEYRLVKALWAFTADRIAVRFRYEWHDAAGHWFRSYGNELWEFDDRGLMRRREASINDVAIREDERTFFWPAPGPRPADHPGIPDVK, from the coding sequence ATGACCCAGACCCTGCACACTCCTCCGCCGGTGGTGATCGCCCCGCCGTTCACCCTTGAAACCGCGGCGATGAAAGTCCGCCTCGCCGAGGACGCCTGGAACTCCCGCGACCCGCATCGGGTGGCGCTCGCCTACTCCGAGGACTCGGTGTGGCGGAACCGCGACCGCTTCCTCGTCGGCCGCGACGAGATCCGGGCGTTCCTCGCCGGCAAGTGGGCGCGCGAACTCGAGTACCGGCTGGTAAAGGCGCTGTGGGCGTTCACCGCCGACCGCATCGCGGTGCGGTTCCGGTACGAGTGGCACGACGCGGCGGGCCACTGGTTCCGCAGCTACGGCAACGAGCTGTGGGAGTTCGACGACCGCGGGCTGATGCGTCGCCGCGAGGCGAGCATCAACGACGTGGCGATCCGCGAGGACGAGCGGACGTTCTTCTGGCCCGCGCCCGGCCCGCGCCCGGCGGACCACCCCGGCATCCCGGACGTGAAGTAA